Genomic window (Coriobacteriia bacterium):
GGTGGTGGCGGCCTTCGTCTTCGCGATCATGGTCGCCGCGCTCGTGGCGCCGGCAGTCGCAGGGGCGGCTGTGCCGGCACCGACGATCGCGCTGAGCACTTCGCTTCAGGCGACGGCGAAACCTGTGACGATCAGCGGCTCGATGGGCAAGGCCTACAGGGGCAAGACCGTAACCGTCCAGGTCAGGAAGCCGGGACGCGCGTACTGGTCTTCGGCGACGTCCAAGGACACTACGCTCAGCTCATTGGGTCGCTACAGTATCCGCTATACGCCGAAGCTGGCCGGCAAGTTCTATTTCCGCGTTCGTTACAACGCCACGCCGCCCAAGTACTCGCGAACCGTGTCGATGACGGTCAAGAAGGGTCCGAGCACGAAGACCGAGGTCTTCTTGTCCTCGACGACCTCGACGCGGGACTCCGGCCTGTTCGAGGCCTTGAAGCCGATGTTCCTGAACGACTGCCCCGAGTACACGATCAAAGCGCAGTTCGTCGGCACGGGCGCGGCAATCGCTCTGGGTGGCACGGGTGACGCGGACGTTCTGCTCACCCACAGCCCTTCGCAAGAGGTCGCATTCATGAATGGCCTCGTTGACGGCAAGGCGTCGGCATATCGCGGCAAGTCCCGCTATAAGGTCATGTACAACGACTACGTTCTCGTCGGCCCGACGGCGAACCCCGCGGCCTGCGAGACGAGTGAGACCGCCACTTCGGCGTTCGGCAAGATCGCAGGCACCTCCTCGACCTTCTGGTCCCGCAACGACAAGTCGGGCACCAACACAAAGGAGAAGGAAATCTGGGCGCTGATCGACAGCCCGCAGATCGATGCGGCCGCTTCGACGACCGCCACTACGGTGTTCATGCCGTGGTACAAGGCGTCGGGCACCATGGGCATGGCCCAGGCGCTCGCTGCATCCAACGACGGCGCTAGTGGCGGGTACACCCTGTCGGACCGCGGCACGTGGCTCAACGCCAAGGCACTCGGCCTGACCAAAAACCTCAAGATCGTCAACGAGGGTGACGCCAACTACTTCAACCAGTACAGCGTCATCGAGGTCGGCGGCGCTCGCAACTGGGAGGGTGCGCAGGACTTCAGCCAGTGGATCCGCACGCCCAAGGCCCAAGAGATCATCCGGACCTACGGTGTCTCCACGTACGGCCAGGCCCTCTTCATCCCGAATCAGGGTTCCTGGTAGTCGCACGCGTCTTCACGGTACGATTCCCCCGGCCGCTGCGGCAACGGCCGGGGGAATCTGACCCGCCCAAGCGATCGGAAGACGCATGAACGTGTACGCAACGGCGATCGCCGATGCTTTCTCGCTACTGACCAACGGCAACCAGACCGTGTGGGAGGTCATTCGCCTCTCGCTGATCGTTTCGGGCTCCGCTGTGGCGCTCGCGGCGCTGATTGGCATCCCTTTGGGATACGCGCTGGGCATGAGTCGGCATGCGGGTCGGGGAATCATCGTGCTTCTGGTGAACACCGCCATGGGGTTCCCGCCGGTCGTGATCGGCCTGTTCGTCTACATCGCACTCTCGCGATCGGGCCCTCTGGGCCCCTTGAATCTCCTGTTCACCCCGCTGGGCATGATCATCGCCCAGGTCATTCTCGCCACACCCCTGATCCTGGGGGTCACGGCGGCGGCCGTTTCCGGTGTCTCGCGAGACCTGCGTTTGCAGCTGCGGGCGCTCGGAGCGTCCCGCCTCCAGGAGGGTGCCGCCATCCTCCGTGAGGCACGCGGAGGCGTGATGGTCTCGATCGTGGCCGGCTTCGGCGCCATCATCTCGGAGGTCGGCGCCGTCTCGATCGTCGGCGGAGGCATCGAGGGG
Coding sequences:
- a CDS encoding substrate-binding domain-containing protein, producing the protein MRQGMGTRFSTRVVAAFVFAIMVAALVAPAVAGAAVPAPTIALSTSLQATAKPVTISGSMGKAYRGKTVTVQVRKPGRAYWSSATSKDTTLSSLGRYSIRYTPKLAGKFYFRVRYNATPPKYSRTVSMTVKKGPSTKTEVFLSSTTSTRDSGLFEALKPMFLNDCPEYTIKAQFVGTGAAIALGGTGDADVLLTHSPSQEVAFMNGLVDGKASAYRGKSRYKVMYNDYVLVGPTANPAACETSETATSAFGKIAGTSSTFWSRNDKSGTNTKEKEIWALIDSPQIDAAASTTATTVFMPWYKASGTMGMAQALAASNDGASGGYTLSDRGTWLNAKALGLTKNLKIVNEGDANYFNQYSVIEVGGARNWEGAQDFSQWIRTPKAQEIIRTYGVSTYGQALFIPNQGSW
- a CDS encoding ABC transporter permease, producing the protein MNVYATAIADAFSLLTNGNQTVWEVIRLSLIVSGSAVALAALIGIPLGYALGMSRHAGRGIIVLLVNTAMGFPPVVIGLFVYIALSRSGPLGPLNLLFTPLGMIIAQVILATPLILGVTAAAVSGVSRDLRLQLRALGASRLQEGAAILREARGGVMVSIVAGFGAIISEVGAVSIVGGGIEGYTDVMTTAIMANVRRGENSQAMAWAMVLMGIALMVNIVLTSVQSTSTKHGA